Below is a genomic region from Streptococcus salivarius.
CCTAGCCTCACATCCTTCCGAATTCTTTCACTTTTTTTAAGAGTTCAACAGCCATATCCTTTTCTTCTAACTGACGTTTTAAGCGCACATTTTCTCTTCGTAAACGTTCTAATTCATCAACCTCATCATCTAGTTTGTGATGACCCCTTTTGTCAACTAAACCTTCTTCACCATCACTATCATACTTTTTCACCCACGAATACACTTGGCTATAAGAAACATCATAAAGTGACGCCGTTTCCTTATAATTGCGATTGTGTTCAATACAATAATTGACAATCTCTTTACGCTCATCAATAGTAGTTTTACGTCTTGCTTTTGCCATATAGACCCCCTGTTTTGGATTGTAAT
It encodes:
- a CDS encoding helix-turn-helix domain-containing protein; amino-acid sequence: MSRRERFTPYEKEQACLDYINGNRSRSEICNCLHISTRTIQDWAAIYKKYGILGFTKKTKNSSYSKEFKMELVEKCISGEASSIDLGHQYDISSGLLRKWIRMYNANIELKDYNPKQGVYMAKARRKTTIDERKEIVNYCIEHNRNYKETASLYDVSYSQVYSWVKKYDSDGEEGLVDKRGHHKLDDEVDELERLRRENVRLKRQLEEKDMAVELLKKVKEFGRM